From a region of the Spelaeicoccus albus genome:
- a CDS encoding FadR/GntR family transcriptional regulator encodes MSALHAPRRSETLSAQVAGQLRELIAAGEWAVGRKIPTEQALTESLHVSRNTVREAIRSLVHSGLLQARPGDGTYVLATSELEVAIRRRLDTAKSDDVFEVRMLLEQRAARLAAQNATPDDLAAIRACLTDRDAALAARDDAAFFAADAAFHRAVVRAGHNELLAELHGHLAQVADSLDIALLAPSGLQHYLDDIDGVNSRHDALFAAIEDRNAALAESVTGAIVHSAHVSHAVPPSGSHCAAEGHRS; translated from the coding sequence ATGTCGGCCCTGCACGCTCCGCGCCGCAGCGAGACTTTGTCGGCACAGGTCGCCGGTCAACTCCGCGAGCTGATAGCGGCCGGCGAATGGGCGGTCGGCCGGAAGATCCCGACCGAACAAGCACTCACCGAGTCGTTGCACGTCAGTCGCAACACCGTGCGTGAGGCCATCCGCTCGCTCGTTCATTCCGGCCTGTTGCAGGCCAGGCCGGGAGACGGAACGTATGTGCTGGCCACCAGCGAGTTGGAAGTCGCCATCCGGCGTCGGCTCGACACTGCGAAGTCGGACGACGTATTCGAAGTTCGCATGCTTTTGGAACAACGCGCCGCCCGTCTTGCCGCGCAGAACGCCACGCCGGATGATCTCGCTGCCATCCGCGCGTGCTTGACCGACCGGGATGCCGCACTGGCCGCCCGCGACGACGCGGCGTTCTTTGCGGCGGACGCCGCATTCCACCGTGCGGTTGTTCGCGCCGGACACAACGAGCTGCTTGCCGAGCTGCACGGCCACTTGGCGCAGGTGGCCGATTCGCTCGACATTGCACTGCTTGCCCCGTCCGGGCTTCAGCACTATCTCGACGACATCGATGGCGTGAACTCCCGTCACGACGCGTTGTTCGCCGCGATTGAAGACCGGAACGCCGCACTTGCCGAATCGGTCACCGGAGCGATAGTGCACAGCGCGCACGTCTCACACGCCGTCCCGCCGAGCGGTTCGCACTGTGCGGCGGAAGGGCACCGCTCATGA
- the gdhA gene encoding NADP-specific glutamate dehydrogenase: MNTVKSIDAIYDDIVARNPAQDEFHQAVREVLGSLEVCIDRHPEFLDQKLIERISEPERQIIFRVPWQDDNGEVHVNRGMRVEFNSALGPYKGGLRFHPSVGLGIIKFLGFEQIFKNALTGMPIGGGKGGADFDPKGRSDAEVMRFCQSFMTELYRHIGEYRDVPAGDIGVGSREIGYLFGQYKRITNSYESGVLTGKGIGWGGARVRTEATGYGCAIFADEMLKSTGGSLDGRTVVVSGSGNVAIYAIEKVHQLGGTVVACSDSSGYIVDESGIDVELVKDIKEVRRERISEYAGEKAAAHYVAGGSIWDVPCEVALPSATQNELAEADAVRLVKNGCLAVAEGANMPTTPEALHVLQEAKVAFGPGKAANAGGVATSALEMQQNASRDSWSFGYSEERLSEIMIDIHRRCAETAEEYASPGNLVVGANVSGFLQVADAMQAHGLI, encoded by the coding sequence GTGAATACGGTTAAATCGATTGATGCTATTTATGACGATATCGTCGCCCGGAACCCGGCTCAGGACGAGTTTCACCAAGCGGTGCGGGAAGTATTGGGCTCCCTTGAGGTGTGCATCGACAGGCACCCGGAATTCCTCGATCAAAAGCTGATCGAACGCATTTCCGAGCCTGAACGGCAGATCATCTTCCGGGTGCCGTGGCAGGACGACAACGGCGAGGTGCACGTCAACCGGGGTATGCGCGTCGAGTTCAATTCCGCGCTGGGCCCGTACAAGGGCGGCCTGCGTTTCCACCCGTCGGTCGGGCTGGGGATCATCAAATTCCTCGGCTTCGAACAGATCTTCAAGAACGCGTTGACGGGCATGCCGATCGGAGGCGGAAAGGGAGGCGCGGACTTCGATCCGAAGGGCCGCTCGGACGCCGAGGTGATGCGATTTTGCCAATCGTTCATGACCGAGCTCTATCGCCACATCGGCGAATACCGCGACGTGCCGGCCGGCGATATCGGCGTGGGCTCGCGGGAGATCGGATACCTGTTCGGCCAGTACAAACGAATCACGAACAGCTACGAATCGGGCGTGCTGACGGGGAAGGGGATCGGCTGGGGCGGCGCCCGCGTGCGCACCGAGGCCACCGGATACGGTTGTGCGATCTTTGCCGACGAGATGTTGAAGTCGACCGGCGGGTCGCTCGACGGTCGAACCGTCGTCGTCTCGGGCTCGGGCAACGTCGCAATTTACGCGATCGAAAAGGTGCACCAGCTCGGCGGCACGGTCGTGGCGTGTTCGGACTCCAGCGGCTACATCGTCGACGAATCGGGCATCGACGTCGAACTGGTCAAGGACATCAAGGAAGTGCGGCGCGAACGCATCAGCGAATACGCCGGTGAAAAGGCGGCGGCCCACTATGTGGCGGGCGGGTCGATCTGGGATGTGCCGTGCGAGGTGGCACTGCCGTCGGCCACGCAGAACGAACTGGCCGAGGCGGACGCCGTCCGGCTGGTCAAGAACGGCTGCCTGGCAGTGGCGGAAGGCGCCAATATGCCTACCACTCCGGAAGCGCTGCACGTGCTGCAAGAGGCAAAGGTCGCGTTCGGCCCCGGCAAAGCGGCAAACGCCGGCGGGGTAGCGACAAGTGCACTGGAAATGCAGCAGAACGCCTCGCGCGACAGCTGGTCGTTCGGCTATTCGGAAGAACGGCTCAGCGAGATCATGATTGACATCCACCGGCGCTGCGCCGAGACCGCCGAGGAGTACGCATCCCCCGGCAATCTCGTGGTCGGTGCAAATGTATCCGGCTTCCTCCAGGTCGCCGACGCCATGCAAGCGCACGGCCTGATCTAA
- a CDS encoding FAD-dependent oxidoreductase, with protein sequence MVAMTAVIAGAGVCGLATAHALAASGVSVDVFERGRALLREGSAVTLWGGGTGILESLGVPVTDLGVRLETMERWTPSGDKVLSIDLTRSEKRFGSPAISVTRAELIDALSAGLPVGTVHFGSACTDAADLGTRARLNLDDGSVHTGDFLIGADGVHSAVRAAIRGDTAREMGWTTWQGLTPVDCSVTNGTSGVMVVGPEGMCGMNPAGNGLLQWWFDVPGSSDDDGVETIHRAFGSWECDDVQKVLAAAHSSDMQPFVHLRHTVHKRWGRGRITLAGDAAHAWPPSLAQGANQALEDAWVLGRVVGRATTDLETIAALRDYEDERYRRAALVSALSGAEVTKKPAPGVFLKSLPDGLLSSQNAQLTKFVSNYLSSR encoded by the coding sequence ATGGTTGCCATGACCGCTGTCATCGCCGGAGCCGGAGTGTGCGGGCTTGCCACGGCCCACGCTTTGGCGGCGTCCGGCGTCTCCGTCGACGTGTTCGAACGGGGCCGCGCACTGCTCCGCGAGGGATCCGCCGTGACCCTCTGGGGAGGAGGCACGGGCATCCTCGAATCCTTGGGGGTGCCGGTGACCGATCTCGGCGTCCGACTCGAAACAATGGAACGCTGGACGCCGTCCGGAGACAAAGTGCTGTCGATCGACTTGACCCGGTCGGAAAAGCGATTCGGCTCCCCCGCCATCAGCGTCACGCGCGCCGAACTCATCGACGCACTGTCCGCCGGACTGCCGGTCGGCACCGTTCACTTCGGCTCCGCCTGTACCGATGCGGCCGACCTGGGAACCAGGGCCCGGCTGAACCTTGACGACGGCAGCGTGCACACCGGCGACTTCTTGATAGGTGCGGACGGCGTGCACTCGGCGGTGCGTGCGGCAATCCGCGGCGATACCGCCCGCGAGATGGGCTGGACCACGTGGCAGGGACTGACTCCCGTCGATTGCTCGGTCACCAACGGAACCAGCGGAGTCATGGTTGTCGGACCGGAGGGCATGTGCGGCATGAACCCGGCCGGAAACGGACTGTTGCAGTGGTGGTTCGACGTACCCGGCAGCTCGGACGATGACGGTGTCGAGACAATTCACCGGGCATTCGGGTCGTGGGAATGCGACGACGTGCAAAAGGTTCTTGCCGCAGCGCATTCGTCCGACATGCAACCGTTCGTGCATTTGCGTCACACCGTGCACAAGCGGTGGGGCCGAGGGCGGATCACGCTGGCCGGCGACGCCGCCCACGCCTGGCCGCCGTCGCTGGCACAAGGCGCCAATCAGGCCTTGGAGGATGCGTGGGTGCTCGGCCGAGTCGTCGGCCGAGCAACTACCGACCTCGAGACCATCGCTGCGTTACGCGATTACGAGGACGAGCGGTACCGGCGCGCGGCACTCGTGTCCGCGCTGTCCGGTGCCGAGGTGACGAAGAAGCCGGCGCCGGGGGTGTTCTTGAAATCGCTGCCGGACGGGCTGCTGAGTTCGCAAAATGCGCAGCTGACCAAATTCGTCAGCAACTACCTCAGTTCCCGGTAG
- a CDS encoding TIGR01906 family membrane protein, whose product MSDANGVQKSTSPEDAMTTSTTDTDDLVTRRLNSHSEPAVDEGPGSDDTGMSGGDGSTSIDFDGTESAGADSTGADPASTDPASTDPAGAGSPSAESTDTDSAGPTTARDAGKPSVLSDEEWAAVMADDAPATTEDGPAETQTADTDAPRSVDLHVRERNGSREAHGFLAGLARVWITISVPLVVIALAMRVVITPVFSWFEYKIRPGFPADAFGFTGDDRVHWASYVSGYLMNFDGSRFLSNLVYPGNDDKVLQAGKPVFKPGEVAHMHDVKTVIVIYFLVATILLIGSIIFGIYLARRTRRGLSMSLFSGSIVTLVFVIAVGVFAALRWNTFFSDFHSVFFKNGTWTFYDNDTLIRLYPDTFWTDAGIFIGGATVIVAILLLIFNWPRKPRGQRTAV is encoded by the coding sequence GTGAGTGACGCAAACGGCGTTCAAAAGTCCACTTCCCCGGAGGACGCAATGACCACCTCGACGACCGATACCGACGATCTCGTCACCCGGCGCTTGAATTCGCACAGCGAGCCGGCAGTTGACGAAGGGCCAGGCTCGGACGACACCGGCATGTCCGGCGGCGACGGTTCGACCAGTATCGATTTTGACGGCACCGAATCCGCCGGCGCTGATTCGACGGGTGCCGATCCGGCCAGTACTGATCCGGCCAGTACTGATCCGGCCGGTGCCGGTTCACCCAGTGCCGAGTCGACGGACACCGATTCCGCCGGCCCCACCACTGCGCGCGACGCCGGCAAGCCGTCGGTGCTCAGCGATGAAGAATGGGCCGCCGTCATGGCCGATGATGCTCCGGCGACCACCGAGGACGGACCCGCCGAGACGCAGACGGCCGATACGGACGCTCCGCGTTCGGTCGACCTGCACGTGCGCGAACGCAACGGTTCGAGGGAGGCGCACGGCTTCCTGGCCGGTCTGGCTCGTGTGTGGATCACCATCAGCGTGCCGCTGGTTGTGATCGCCTTGGCCATGCGCGTCGTCATCACGCCGGTGTTTTCGTGGTTCGAGTACAAGATTCGTCCGGGGTTCCCCGCCGACGCTTTCGGCTTCACGGGTGACGATCGGGTGCACTGGGCGTCGTACGTCAGCGGGTACCTGATGAACTTCGATGGTTCCCGGTTCCTGAGCAACCTCGTCTACCCCGGCAATGACGACAAGGTGCTGCAGGCCGGTAAGCCCGTGTTCAAGCCGGGCGAGGTCGCGCACATGCACGACGTCAAGACCGTGATCGTGATCTACTTCCTCGTCGCAACGATCTTGCTGATCGGTTCGATCATCTTCGGCATCTATTTGGCCAGGCGCACCCGCCGCGGCCTTTCGATGTCCTTGTTCTCGGGCTCCATAGTGACGCTGGTTTTCGTCATCGCGGTAGGCGTGTTCGCAGCATTGCGCTGGAACACGTTCTTCTCCGATTTCCATTCGGTGTTCTTCAAGAACGGCACCTGGACCTTCTACGACAACGACACCCTGATCCGGCTCTACCCCGACACGTTCTGGACCGACGCCGGCATCTTCATCGGTGGCGCCACCGTGATAGTTGCGATTCTGCTGCTGATCTTCAACTGGCCCCGCAAGCCTCGGGGACAGCGCACGGCTGTCTGA
- a CDS encoding CynX/NimT family MFS transporter, whose translation MTVEPAPARILGSRRWLLVIGIMVLAANLRCSITSVGPVLDFIAADLHMSSGTAGLLTSIPLLGFAAFSPIAPLVAARWGMERTLWAAVALLGCAIVLRSVPAPGMIWAGTVGLGGAIAFINVLLPPLLKRDFPNRIGQLTGIYSAVQGGVAALASGIAVPMAGADGQAWRLSLGIWAGLALIGLAVFAPQLAKRSAPPTGATGIETVGAAARYRSPWGSALAWQVTIFMGVQSMMFFVTAAWVPSIEQAMGGSATRAGWHLFLFQLVGLLTSLLTSTLIHRVRDQRGLCIAGTLCSAVEFTGILLFPQAMVVWMIFAGLGSGSCIVLGLSLFGLRTEHHRQAAALSGMAQSIGYLIAACGPTMFGLLHDLGSGWTLPITAIEVCLAVQLVMATLAGRDRFIGVRRVTGS comes from the coding sequence ATGACCGTTGAACCCGCGCCCGCGCGTATCCTCGGGTCGCGGCGCTGGCTGCTCGTCATCGGCATCATGGTGTTGGCCGCCAACCTGCGTTGCAGCATCACGAGTGTCGGCCCGGTCCTCGATTTCATCGCAGCCGATCTGCACATGTCGTCCGGCACGGCGGGCCTCCTCACCTCGATCCCGCTCCTCGGATTTGCCGCGTTCTCGCCCATTGCGCCGCTCGTCGCCGCACGTTGGGGAATGGAGCGCACCCTGTGGGCGGCGGTCGCCCTCCTCGGGTGCGCCATCGTGCTCCGCTCGGTCCCGGCGCCCGGAATGATCTGGGCAGGCACGGTCGGACTGGGCGGGGCCATCGCGTTCATCAACGTACTCCTTCCGCCGCTGCTCAAACGGGATTTTCCGAACCGGATCGGTCAACTCACCGGAATTTACTCCGCAGTACAAGGAGGGGTTGCCGCGCTTGCATCCGGCATTGCCGTGCCGATGGCCGGAGCAGACGGCCAGGCATGGCGATTGTCCCTGGGGATCTGGGCGGGACTTGCGCTCATCGGGCTTGCCGTGTTCGCCCCGCAACTTGCCAAACGGTCGGCACCGCCGACCGGAGCCACCGGCATCGAAACCGTCGGAGCGGCGGCGCGTTACCGGTCCCCATGGGGGTCGGCGCTGGCGTGGCAGGTCACGATCTTCATGGGTGTGCAGTCCATGATGTTCTTCGTCACGGCGGCGTGGGTTCCATCCATCGAACAGGCAATGGGAGGGTCGGCGACCCGAGCAGGCTGGCATCTGTTCTTGTTCCAACTCGTCGGGCTTCTGACCAGCCTGCTTACCTCAACGTTGATTCACCGCGTGCGCGACCAACGGGGCCTCTGCATTGCCGGCACGCTGTGCAGCGCCGTCGAGTTCACGGGCATCCTCCTCTTTCCGCAGGCAATGGTCGTGTGGATGATCTTTGCCGGACTGGGCAGCGGTAGCTGCATAGTGCTGGGGCTCAGCTTGTTCGGGCTGCGCACCGAACATCACCGTCAAGCCGCAGCCTTGTCCGGGATGGCCCAGTCCATCGGCTACCTGATTGCAGCGTGCGGACCGACGATGTTCGGACTCCTGCACGACCTCGGTTCCGGATGGACACTGCCGATCACCGCCATCGAAGTCTGCTTGGCAGTTCAGCTGG